The proteins below come from a single Staphylococcus sp. MI 10-1553 genomic window:
- the opp3b gene encoding oligopeptide ABC transporter permease, which translates to MLRYTLKRLLYMVISLFIIVTITFFLMKLMPGSPFNDEKLSEQQKTILNEKYGLNDPLPVQYGNYMKNVVKGDFGNSFQYDNQPVWDLIKPRLVPSFQMGLFAMVIGVILGVILGVIAATRQNTWVDYLATFISVIAISVPSFVLAVLLQYVFAVRLQWFPVAGWEGVSTAILPSLALSAVVLATVARYIRAEMIEVLSSDYILLARAKGNSTARVLFGHALRNALIPVVTILVPMLASILTGTLTIENIFGVPGLGDQFVRSITTNDFSVIMAITLLFSTLFIASIFIVDVLYGLIDPRIRLQGGKK; encoded by the coding sequence ATGCTTAGATATACGTTAAAGCGTTTGCTGTATATGGTCATTTCTCTATTCATCATTGTTACCATCACATTTTTCTTGATGAAATTAATGCCAGGTTCACCATTTAACGATGAAAAGTTAAGTGAACAACAAAAGACCATTTTGAATGAGAAATATGGATTAAATGATCCACTACCTGTTCAGTACGGCAACTATATGAAAAATGTTGTAAAAGGAGATTTTGGTAATTCATTCCAATACGACAACCAACCTGTTTGGGATCTCATTAAACCGAGATTAGTACCGTCGTTTCAAATGGGCTTATTTGCGATGGTCATTGGTGTCATTTTAGGGGTGATACTCGGGGTTATCGCAGCGACCCGACAAAACACATGGGTAGATTATCTCGCCACCTTTATATCGGTTATCGCCATTTCGGTACCGTCATTCGTATTAGCAGTATTATTACAATACGTGTTCGCGGTGCGTTTACAATGGTTTCCAGTAGCGGGTTGGGAAGGCGTATCTACGGCAATCTTACCATCACTCGCATTATCAGCAGTTGTTTTAGCAACAGTGGCACGATATATTCGAGCGGAAATGATTGAAGTGTTGAGTTCTGATTATATATTACTTGCTCGAGCAAAAGGGAATTCGACAGCAAGAGTATTATTCGGGCACGCGTTACGAAATGCACTGATTCCAGTTGTCACTATTCTTGTACCAATGTTAGCGAGTATTTTAACTGGGACATTAACGATTGAAAATATCTTCGGTGTACCAGGACTTGGTGACCAGTTTGTGCGTTCGATTACAACAAATGACTTCTCAGTGATTATGGCGATTACATTATTATTCAGTACGTTGTTTATCGCTTCAATTTTCATTGTGGACGTCCTTTACGGTTTAATTGATCCACGAATTCGCTTGCAAGGAGGTAAAAAATAA
- the opp3C gene encoding oligopeptide ABC transporter permease, with protein sequence MSNQERHLPQDDHSGATVAQTSGMMHEDFIRTGAPDSGEQEFQREGRTFWQDAWAQLKRNKLAVVGMIGLVIIILFALIGPLLNGHDFAEQDVQRRNLPAKIAVLDKVPFLPFDGQGVDGNAYEKAHVTENFWFGTDQLGRDLWTRTWQGTQVSLFIGLVAALLDIFIGVIYGAISGYFGGRVDDIMQRIIEIISSIPTLIVVILFVLIFEPSIWTIILAMTITGWIGMSRVVRGEFLKLKNQEFVLASRTLGSSNLKLIFKHILPNTLGAIIVTSMFTVPNAIFFEAFLSFIGIGVPAPRTSLGSLVNDGRAMLLIHPHELFIPAVVLSLLILFFYLFSDGLRDAFDPKMRK encoded by the coding sequence ATGTCAAATCAAGAACGTCATTTACCACAAGATGATCATTCAGGCGCGACAGTTGCGCAAACCTCTGGAATGATGCACGAAGATTTTATTCGTACAGGTGCACCGGATAGTGGAGAACAAGAATTTCAACGTGAAGGTCGCACATTTTGGCAAGATGCTTGGGCACAATTAAAGCGTAATAAACTTGCTGTAGTTGGGATGATAGGTCTTGTGATTATCATCTTATTTGCTTTGATTGGGCCGTTATTAAACGGGCATGACTTTGCAGAACAAGATGTACAACGCCGTAACTTACCGGCGAAAATTGCAGTATTAGATAAAGTGCCATTTCTACCGTTTGATGGACAAGGTGTAGATGGTAATGCCTATGAAAAAGCACACGTGACAGAAAACTTCTGGTTTGGTACGGACCAACTCGGACGTGATTTATGGACACGTACATGGCAAGGGACGCAAGTATCACTCTTTATTGGTCTTGTTGCCGCGTTATTAGATATCTTTATTGGTGTGATTTACGGTGCGATTTCCGGCTATTTCGGTGGTCGCGTTGATGATATTATGCAACGTATTATCGAAATTATTTCTTCAATCCCAACGCTAATTGTCGTGATTTTGTTCGTCTTAATTTTTGAACCATCAATTTGGACAATTATTTTAGCGATGACAATTACAGGTTGGATTGGGATGAGCCGTGTTGTACGTGGAGAATTCTTAAAATTAAAAAATCAAGAGTTCGTATTAGCATCACGTACATTAGGATCATCGAATTTAAAACTGATTTTTAAACATATTTTACCGAATACGTTAGGTGCGATTATTGTTACGTCAATGTTTACTGTGCCGAACGCGATTTTCTTTGAAGCATTTTTAAGCTTTATCGGAATTGGGGTACCTGCACCAAGAACTTCTTTAGGTTCGCTTGTAAATGATGGCCGTGCGATGTTATTAATCCATCCACATGAGTTGTTTATTCCAGCGGTCGTATTAAGTTTATTAATTCTATTTTTCTATCTCTTTAGTGATGGGCTACGCGATGCATTTGACCCTAAGATGCGTAAATAA